The following coding sequences are from one Saccopteryx bilineata isolate mSacBil1 chromosome 3, mSacBil1_pri_phased_curated, whole genome shotgun sequence window:
- the TFAP2A gene encoding transcription factor AP-2-alpha isoform X6: protein MRRQVATQLFMTRTVTTAPATGRHGCPSWALLNPLHAQPQPQHPGWPGQRQSQESGLLHTHRGLPHQLSGLDPRRDYRRHEDLLHGPHGLGSGLGDLPIHSLPHAIEDVPHVEDPGINIPDQTVIKKGPVSLSKSNSNAVSAIPINKDSLFGGVVNPNEVFCSVPGRLSLLSSTSKYKVTVAEVQRRLSPPECLNASLLGGVLRRAKSKNGGRSLREKLDKIGLNLPAGRRKAANVTLLTSLVEGEAVHLARDFGYVCETEFPAKAVAEFLNRQHSDPNEQVTRKNMLLATKQICKEFTDLLAQDRSPLGNSRPNPILEPGIQSCLTHFNLISHGFGSPAVCAAVTALQNYLTEALKAMDKMYLSNNPNSHTDNSAKSNDKEEKHRK from the exons ATGCGTCGGCAGGTAGCAACCCAGCTCTTTATGACCAG GACCGTCACGACGGCACCAGCAACGGGACGGCACGGTTGCCCCAGCTGGGCACT CCTGAACCCCCTGCACGCCCAGCCGCAACCACAGCACCCGGGCTGGCCCGgtcagaggcagagccaggagtcAGGGCTCCTGCACACGCACCGGGGGCTGCCTCACCAGCTGTCGGGCCTGGATCCTCGCAGGGACTACAGACGGCACGAGGACCTCCTGCACGGTCCACACGGGCTTGGCTCAGGACTCGGAGACCTCCCGATCCACTCTTTACCTCACGCCATCGAGGATGTCCCG CACGTAGAAGACCCGGGTATTAACATCCCAGATCAAACTGTAATTAAGAAAG GCCCGGTGTCCCTGTCCAAGTCCAACAGCAACGCCGTCTCCGCCATCCCCATTAACAAGGACAGCCTCTTCGGCGGTGTCGTGAACCCCAACGAAGTCTTCTGTTCAGTTCCGGGTCGCCTCTCGCTCCTCAGCTCCACCTCGAAGTACAAGGTCACGGTGGCGGAAGTACAGCGGCGCCTCTCACCGCCCGAATGTCTCAACGCCTCGCTGCTGGGCGGAGTGCTGCGGAG GGCGAAGTCTAAAAATGGAGGAAGATCTTTAAGAGAAAAACTGGACAAAATAGGATTAAATCTACCAGCAGGGAGACGTAAAGCTGCCAATGTCACCCTACTCACATCACTAGTAGAGG GAGAAGCTGTCCACCTCGCCAGGGACTTTGGTTACGTGTGCGAGACCGAGTTTCCTGCCAAAGCAGTAGCTGAATTTCTCAACCGACAGCATTCCGATCCCAATGAGCAAGTGACAAGAAAAAACATGCTGCTGGCTACAAA ACAGATATGCAAAGAGTTCACCGACCTGCTGGCTCAGGACCGATCTCCCCTGGGGAACTCAAGGCCCAACCCCATCCTGGAGCCCGGCATCCAGAGCTGCTTGACCCACTTCAACCTCATCTCCCATGGCTTTGGCAGCCCGGCGGTGTGCGCCGCGGTCACGGCCCTTCAGAACTATCTCACCGAGGCCCTCAAGGCCATGGACAAAATGTACCTCAGCAACAACCCCAACAGCCACACGGACAACAGCGCCAAAAGCAATGACAAAGAGGAGAAACACAGAAAGTGA
- the TFAP2A gene encoding transcription factor AP-2-alpha isoform X2: MKMLWKLTDNIKYEDCEDRHDGTSNGTARLPQLGTVGQSPYTSAPPLSHTPNADFQPPYFPPPYQPIYPQSQDPYSHVNDPYSLNPLHAQPQPQHPGWPGQRQSQESGLLHTHRGLPHQLSGLDPRRDYRRHEDLLHGPHGLGSGLGDLPIHSLPHAIEDVPHVEDPGINIPDQTVIKKGPVSLSKSNSNAVSAIPINKDSLFGGVVNPNEVFCSVPGRLSLLSSTSKYKVTVAEVQRRLSPPECLNASLLGGVLRRAKSKNGGRSLREKLDKIGLNLPAGRRKAANVTLLTSLVEGEAVHLARDFGYVCETEFPAKAVAEFLNRQHSDPNEQVTRKNMLLATKQICKEFTDLLAQDRSPLGNSRPNPILEPGIQSCLTHFNLISHGFGSPAVCAAVTALQNYLTEALKAMDKMYLSNNPNSHTDNSAKSNDKEEKHRK, encoded by the exons ATGAAAATGCTTTGGAAACTGACGGATAATATTAAATACGAGGACTGCGAG GACCGTCACGACGGCACCAGCAACGGGACGGCACGGTTGCCCCAGCTGGGCACTGTAGGTCAATCTCCCTACACGAGCGCCCCGCCGCTGTCCCATACCCCCAATGCCGACTTCCAACCCCCCTACTTCCCCCCGCCCTACCAGCCTATCTACCCCCAGTCGCAAGATCCTTACTCCCACGTCAACGACCCCTACAGCCTGAACCCCCTGCACGCCCAGCCGCAACCACAGCACCCGGGCTGGCCCGgtcagaggcagagccaggagtcAGGGCTCCTGCACACGCACCGGGGGCTGCCTCACCAGCTGTCGGGCCTGGATCCTCGCAGGGACTACAGACGGCACGAGGACCTCCTGCACGGTCCACACGGGCTTGGCTCAGGACTCGGAGACCTCCCGATCCACTCTTTACCTCACGCCATCGAGGATGTCCCG CACGTAGAAGACCCGGGTATTAACATCCCAGATCAAACTGTAATTAAGAAAG GCCCGGTGTCCCTGTCCAAGTCCAACAGCAACGCCGTCTCCGCCATCCCCATTAACAAGGACAGCCTCTTCGGCGGTGTCGTGAACCCCAACGAAGTCTTCTGTTCAGTTCCGGGTCGCCTCTCGCTCCTCAGCTCCACCTCGAAGTACAAGGTCACGGTGGCGGAAGTACAGCGGCGCCTCTCACCGCCCGAATGTCTCAACGCCTCGCTGCTGGGCGGAGTGCTGCGGAG GGCGAAGTCTAAAAATGGAGGAAGATCTTTAAGAGAAAAACTGGACAAAATAGGATTAAATCTACCAGCAGGGAGACGTAAAGCTGCCAATGTCACCCTACTCACATCACTAGTAGAGG GAGAAGCTGTCCACCTCGCCAGGGACTTTGGTTACGTGTGCGAGACCGAGTTTCCTGCCAAAGCAGTAGCTGAATTTCTCAACCGACAGCATTCCGATCCCAATGAGCAAGTGACAAGAAAAAACATGCTGCTGGCTACAAA ACAGATATGCAAAGAGTTCACCGACCTGCTGGCTCAGGACCGATCTCCCCTGGGGAACTCAAGGCCCAACCCCATCCTGGAGCCCGGCATCCAGAGCTGCTTGACCCACTTCAACCTCATCTCCCATGGCTTTGGCAGCCCGGCGGTGTGCGCCGCGGTCACGGCCCTTCAGAACTATCTCACCGAGGCCCTCAAGGCCATGGACAAAATGTACCTCAGCAACAACCCCAACAGCCACACGGACAACAGCGCCAAAAGCAATGACAAAGAGGAGAAACACAGAAAGTGA
- the TFAP2A gene encoding transcription factor AP-2-alpha isoform X4: MLVHSFSAMDRHDGTSNGTARLPQLGTVGQSPYTSAPPLSHTPNADFQPPYFPPPYQPIYPQSQDPYSHVNDPYSLNPLHAQPQPQHPGWPGQRQSQESGLLHTHRGLPHQLSGLDPRRDYRRHEDLLHGPHGLGSGLGDLPIHSLPHAIEDVPHVEDPGINIPDQTVIKKGPVSLSKSNSNAVSAIPINKDSLFGGVVNPNEVFCSVPGRLSLLSSTSKYKVTVAEVQRRLSPPECLNASLLGGVLRRAKSKNGGRSLREKLDKIGLNLPAGRRKAANVTLLTSLVEGEAVHLARDFGYVCETEFPAKAVAEFLNRQHSDPNEQVTRKNMLLATKQICKEFTDLLAQDRSPLGNSRPNPILEPGIQSCLTHFNLISHGFGSPAVCAAVTALQNYLTEALKAMDKMYLSNNPNSHTDNSAKSNDKEEKHRK; this comes from the exons ATGTTAGTTCACAGTTTTTCAGCTATG GACCGTCACGACGGCACCAGCAACGGGACGGCACGGTTGCCCCAGCTGGGCACTGTAGGTCAATCTCCCTACACGAGCGCCCCGCCGCTGTCCCATACCCCCAATGCCGACTTCCAACCCCCCTACTTCCCCCCGCCCTACCAGCCTATCTACCCCCAGTCGCAAGATCCTTACTCCCACGTCAACGACCCCTACAGCCTGAACCCCCTGCACGCCCAGCCGCAACCACAGCACCCGGGCTGGCCCGgtcagaggcagagccaggagtcAGGGCTCCTGCACACGCACCGGGGGCTGCCTCACCAGCTGTCGGGCCTGGATCCTCGCAGGGACTACAGACGGCACGAGGACCTCCTGCACGGTCCACACGGGCTTGGCTCAGGACTCGGAGACCTCCCGATCCACTCTTTACCTCACGCCATCGAGGATGTCCCG CACGTAGAAGACCCGGGTATTAACATCCCAGATCAAACTGTAATTAAGAAAG GCCCGGTGTCCCTGTCCAAGTCCAACAGCAACGCCGTCTCCGCCATCCCCATTAACAAGGACAGCCTCTTCGGCGGTGTCGTGAACCCCAACGAAGTCTTCTGTTCAGTTCCGGGTCGCCTCTCGCTCCTCAGCTCCACCTCGAAGTACAAGGTCACGGTGGCGGAAGTACAGCGGCGCCTCTCACCGCCCGAATGTCTCAACGCCTCGCTGCTGGGCGGAGTGCTGCGGAG GGCGAAGTCTAAAAATGGAGGAAGATCTTTAAGAGAAAAACTGGACAAAATAGGATTAAATCTACCAGCAGGGAGACGTAAAGCTGCCAATGTCACCCTACTCACATCACTAGTAGAGG GAGAAGCTGTCCACCTCGCCAGGGACTTTGGTTACGTGTGCGAGACCGAGTTTCCTGCCAAAGCAGTAGCTGAATTTCTCAACCGACAGCATTCCGATCCCAATGAGCAAGTGACAAGAAAAAACATGCTGCTGGCTACAAA ACAGATATGCAAAGAGTTCACCGACCTGCTGGCTCAGGACCGATCTCCCCTGGGGAACTCAAGGCCCAACCCCATCCTGGAGCCCGGCATCCAGAGCTGCTTGACCCACTTCAACCTCATCTCCCATGGCTTTGGCAGCCCGGCGGTGTGCGCCGCGGTCACGGCCCTTCAGAACTATCTCACCGAGGCCCTCAAGGCCATGGACAAAATGTACCTCAGCAACAACCCCAACAGCCACACGGACAACAGCGCCAAAAGCAATGACAAAGAGGAGAAACACAGAAAGTGA
- the TFAP2A gene encoding transcription factor AP-2-alpha isoform X5, producing MEERRGSGQPNPEFQARLRSGGARGGRGRGSNSGAESRMNARTLSPVAPASHTRTPRYPEDRHDGTSNGTARLPQLGTVGQSPYTSAPPLSHTPNADFQPPYFPPPYQPIYPQSQDPYSHVNDPYSLNPLHAQPQPQHPGWPGQRQSQESGLLHTHRGLPHQLSGLDPRRDYRRHEDLLHGPHGLGSGLGDLPIHSLPHAIEDVPHVEDPGINIPDQTVIKKGPVSLSKSNSNAVSAIPINKDSLFGGVVNPNEVFCSVPGRLSLLSSTSKYKVTVAEVQRRLSPPECLNASLLGGVLRRAKSKNGGRSLREKLDKIGLNLPAGRRKAANVTLLTSLVEGEAVHLARDFGYVCETEFPAKAVAEFLNRQHSDPNEQVTRKNMLLATKCRDGCGPEARVLTFVL from the exons ATGGAGGAGCGGCGAGGAAGCGGGCAGCCGAATCCCGAGTTCCAGGCCCGGCTAAGGAGCGGAGGAGCTCGAGGCGGGAGAGGGCGGGGAAGCAACTCCGGTGCCGAGAGCCGGATGAACGCCCGGACGCTGTCCCCGGTAGCTCCTGCCAGCCACACGCGGACCCCGCGGTATCCCGAG GACCGTCACGACGGCACCAGCAACGGGACGGCACGGTTGCCCCAGCTGGGCACTGTAGGTCAATCTCCCTACACGAGCGCCCCGCCGCTGTCCCATACCCCCAATGCCGACTTCCAACCCCCCTACTTCCCCCCGCCCTACCAGCCTATCTACCCCCAGTCGCAAGATCCTTACTCCCACGTCAACGACCCCTACAGCCTGAACCCCCTGCACGCCCAGCCGCAACCACAGCACCCGGGCTGGCCCGgtcagaggcagagccaggagtcAGGGCTCCTGCACACGCACCGGGGGCTGCCTCACCAGCTGTCGGGCCTGGATCCTCGCAGGGACTACAGACGGCACGAGGACCTCCTGCACGGTCCACACGGGCTTGGCTCAGGACTCGGAGACCTCCCGATCCACTCTTTACCTCACGCCATCGAGGATGTCCCG CACGTAGAAGACCCGGGTATTAACATCCCAGATCAAACTGTAATTAAGAAAG GCCCGGTGTCCCTGTCCAAGTCCAACAGCAACGCCGTCTCCGCCATCCCCATTAACAAGGACAGCCTCTTCGGCGGTGTCGTGAACCCCAACGAAGTCTTCTGTTCAGTTCCGGGTCGCCTCTCGCTCCTCAGCTCCACCTCGAAGTACAAGGTCACGGTGGCGGAAGTACAGCGGCGCCTCTCACCGCCCGAATGTCTCAACGCCTCGCTGCTGGGCGGAGTGCTGCGGAG GGCGAAGTCTAAAAATGGAGGAAGATCTTTAAGAGAAAAACTGGACAAAATAGGATTAAATCTACCAGCAGGGAGACGTAAAGCTGCCAATGTCACCCTACTCACATCACTAGTAGAGG GAGAAGCTGTCCACCTCGCCAGGGACTTTGGTTACGTGTGCGAGACCGAGTTTCCTGCCAAAGCAGTAGCTGAATTTCTCAACCGACAGCATTCCGATCCCAATGAGCAAGTGACAAGAAAAAACATGCTGCTGGCTACAAA GTGCAGAGATGGCTGCGGTCCTGAGGCAAGAGTACTAACATTTGTCCTTTAA
- the TFAP2A gene encoding transcription factor AP-2-alpha isoform X1: MEERRGSGQPNPEFQARLRSGGARGGRGRGSNSGAESRMNARTLSPVAPASHTRTPRYPEDRHDGTSNGTARLPQLGTVGQSPYTSAPPLSHTPNADFQPPYFPPPYQPIYPQSQDPYSHVNDPYSLNPLHAQPQPQHPGWPGQRQSQESGLLHTHRGLPHQLSGLDPRRDYRRHEDLLHGPHGLGSGLGDLPIHSLPHAIEDVPHVEDPGINIPDQTVIKKGPVSLSKSNSNAVSAIPINKDSLFGGVVNPNEVFCSVPGRLSLLSSTSKYKVTVAEVQRRLSPPECLNASLLGGVLRRAKSKNGGRSLREKLDKIGLNLPAGRRKAANVTLLTSLVEGEAVHLARDFGYVCETEFPAKAVAEFLNRQHSDPNEQVTRKNMLLATKQICKEFTDLLAQDRSPLGNSRPNPILEPGIQSCLTHFNLISHGFGSPAVCAAVTALQNYLTEALKAMDKMYLSNNPNSHTDNSAKSNDKEEKHRK, from the exons ATGGAGGAGCGGCGAGGAAGCGGGCAGCCGAATCCCGAGTTCCAGGCCCGGCTAAGGAGCGGAGGAGCTCGAGGCGGGAGAGGGCGGGGAAGCAACTCCGGTGCCGAGAGCCGGATGAACGCCCGGACGCTGTCCCCGGTAGCTCCTGCCAGCCACACGCGGACCCCGCGGTATCCCGAG GACCGTCACGACGGCACCAGCAACGGGACGGCACGGTTGCCCCAGCTGGGCACTGTAGGTCAATCTCCCTACACGAGCGCCCCGCCGCTGTCCCATACCCCCAATGCCGACTTCCAACCCCCCTACTTCCCCCCGCCCTACCAGCCTATCTACCCCCAGTCGCAAGATCCTTACTCCCACGTCAACGACCCCTACAGCCTGAACCCCCTGCACGCCCAGCCGCAACCACAGCACCCGGGCTGGCCCGgtcagaggcagagccaggagtcAGGGCTCCTGCACACGCACCGGGGGCTGCCTCACCAGCTGTCGGGCCTGGATCCTCGCAGGGACTACAGACGGCACGAGGACCTCCTGCACGGTCCACACGGGCTTGGCTCAGGACTCGGAGACCTCCCGATCCACTCTTTACCTCACGCCATCGAGGATGTCCCG CACGTAGAAGACCCGGGTATTAACATCCCAGATCAAACTGTAATTAAGAAAG GCCCGGTGTCCCTGTCCAAGTCCAACAGCAACGCCGTCTCCGCCATCCCCATTAACAAGGACAGCCTCTTCGGCGGTGTCGTGAACCCCAACGAAGTCTTCTGTTCAGTTCCGGGTCGCCTCTCGCTCCTCAGCTCCACCTCGAAGTACAAGGTCACGGTGGCGGAAGTACAGCGGCGCCTCTCACCGCCCGAATGTCTCAACGCCTCGCTGCTGGGCGGAGTGCTGCGGAG GGCGAAGTCTAAAAATGGAGGAAGATCTTTAAGAGAAAAACTGGACAAAATAGGATTAAATCTACCAGCAGGGAGACGTAAAGCTGCCAATGTCACCCTACTCACATCACTAGTAGAGG GAGAAGCTGTCCACCTCGCCAGGGACTTTGGTTACGTGTGCGAGACCGAGTTTCCTGCCAAAGCAGTAGCTGAATTTCTCAACCGACAGCATTCCGATCCCAATGAGCAAGTGACAAGAAAAAACATGCTGCTGGCTACAAA ACAGATATGCAAAGAGTTCACCGACCTGCTGGCTCAGGACCGATCTCCCCTGGGGAACTCAAGGCCCAACCCCATCCTGGAGCCCGGCATCCAGAGCTGCTTGACCCACTTCAACCTCATCTCCCATGGCTTTGGCAGCCCGGCGGTGTGCGCCGCGGTCACGGCCCTTCAGAACTATCTCACCGAGGCCCTCAAGGCCATGGACAAAATGTACCTCAGCAACAACCCCAACAGCCACACGGACAACAGCGCCAAAAGCAATGACAAAGAGGAGAAACACAGAAAGTGA
- the TFAP2A gene encoding transcription factor AP-2-alpha isoform X3 — protein sequence MSILAKMGDWQDRHDGTSNGTARLPQLGTVGQSPYTSAPPLSHTPNADFQPPYFPPPYQPIYPQSQDPYSHVNDPYSLNPLHAQPQPQHPGWPGQRQSQESGLLHTHRGLPHQLSGLDPRRDYRRHEDLLHGPHGLGSGLGDLPIHSLPHAIEDVPHVEDPGINIPDQTVIKKGPVSLSKSNSNAVSAIPINKDSLFGGVVNPNEVFCSVPGRLSLLSSTSKYKVTVAEVQRRLSPPECLNASLLGGVLRRAKSKNGGRSLREKLDKIGLNLPAGRRKAANVTLLTSLVEGEAVHLARDFGYVCETEFPAKAVAEFLNRQHSDPNEQVTRKNMLLATKQICKEFTDLLAQDRSPLGNSRPNPILEPGIQSCLTHFNLISHGFGSPAVCAAVTALQNYLTEALKAMDKMYLSNNPNSHTDNSAKSNDKEEKHRK from the exons ATGTCCATACTTGCCAAAATGGGGGACTGGCAG GACCGTCACGACGGCACCAGCAACGGGACGGCACGGTTGCCCCAGCTGGGCACTGTAGGTCAATCTCCCTACACGAGCGCCCCGCCGCTGTCCCATACCCCCAATGCCGACTTCCAACCCCCCTACTTCCCCCCGCCCTACCAGCCTATCTACCCCCAGTCGCAAGATCCTTACTCCCACGTCAACGACCCCTACAGCCTGAACCCCCTGCACGCCCAGCCGCAACCACAGCACCCGGGCTGGCCCGgtcagaggcagagccaggagtcAGGGCTCCTGCACACGCACCGGGGGCTGCCTCACCAGCTGTCGGGCCTGGATCCTCGCAGGGACTACAGACGGCACGAGGACCTCCTGCACGGTCCACACGGGCTTGGCTCAGGACTCGGAGACCTCCCGATCCACTCTTTACCTCACGCCATCGAGGATGTCCCG CACGTAGAAGACCCGGGTATTAACATCCCAGATCAAACTGTAATTAAGAAAG GCCCGGTGTCCCTGTCCAAGTCCAACAGCAACGCCGTCTCCGCCATCCCCATTAACAAGGACAGCCTCTTCGGCGGTGTCGTGAACCCCAACGAAGTCTTCTGTTCAGTTCCGGGTCGCCTCTCGCTCCTCAGCTCCACCTCGAAGTACAAGGTCACGGTGGCGGAAGTACAGCGGCGCCTCTCACCGCCCGAATGTCTCAACGCCTCGCTGCTGGGCGGAGTGCTGCGGAG GGCGAAGTCTAAAAATGGAGGAAGATCTTTAAGAGAAAAACTGGACAAAATAGGATTAAATCTACCAGCAGGGAGACGTAAAGCTGCCAATGTCACCCTACTCACATCACTAGTAGAGG GAGAAGCTGTCCACCTCGCCAGGGACTTTGGTTACGTGTGCGAGACCGAGTTTCCTGCCAAAGCAGTAGCTGAATTTCTCAACCGACAGCATTCCGATCCCAATGAGCAAGTGACAAGAAAAAACATGCTGCTGGCTACAAA ACAGATATGCAAAGAGTTCACCGACCTGCTGGCTCAGGACCGATCTCCCCTGGGGAACTCAAGGCCCAACCCCATCCTGGAGCCCGGCATCCAGAGCTGCTTGACCCACTTCAACCTCATCTCCCATGGCTTTGGCAGCCCGGCGGTGTGCGCCGCGGTCACGGCCCTTCAGAACTATCTCACCGAGGCCCTCAAGGCCATGGACAAAATGTACCTCAGCAACAACCCCAACAGCCACACGGACAACAGCGCCAAAAGCAATGACAAAGAGGAGAAACACAGAAAGTGA